The window AAATCCTagatttttgggaaaaaaaaaggcttttTGATTCAAGATCAATTCAATACGTGCCAtctagaaaataatagaatcCCCAGAGTTAATATCAGTTGGACGGTGCCATTCCCATTTTTTGGCTATGTTAGGTAcctaggaaaagaaaaaagaataaaaaaatgaattttaagagagagagagagagacatgttAATCGTagctttatctgctccatttcctggggAGGTCCATTCTCCCAATTTCCTCTAATAAAGAGAGTAGGAAATTACCACCCCTATCCCTCCCTGAACACattgcctgggtggggtcccactcctctctattagaggaacttagaGAATTGGAGCCGAcagaaaatggagcagataaaaataccaTGTTAATCAGTACATCCATTGGATGTGTACATCCTATTATTCCCTTTCCCATCTCTAATCGGATGTGTACATCTTGTTTAGGGGAAGTGTTTCATAGCATGGTGGTGgcggatttgggtcctctgttGTGCGATAGGGAGTGTAGCGCACCATTCGATGGCCTTGGGTGCGTGGGCACGTAGCCCAACATACAGACGGGatgttgggctgcgtgcccaagCACTGTAGGCCGTTGGATGTGCACTATACTCCTTGTcgtgctacagaggagcccaaaGCCTCGCCACCCTTCTTTGAGCTGGAACATCCACCCTAGTGGCCTATGAGCCCTCGATAGGGGATGGATGACCAAAAAAGTACTTCCATCATAaattttgtcttattatgtttttcttttattggcttccaaacatagctcAATCTTTTGCAATAGTGCTGGTATCCATATTGGTTGATAGCAAGGGTCTCGATGGCCCAACCTCGAATCAAGGTATCAATATTTGTATCATATCGGCCATCGTCTTAGTCTAGACATATCGGTATCATTGGTATTTGATTTTAATGCCTAACCGATATAGCATTGATGTATCTATTTGTATTGAGGGTAAATTGATCCAAaagtaataattttttttttagaaagaatACTAATCGGTgctgtgtgtgggtgtgtacTTGCTCCCAAACACAACTCGACATGAAAAGACCATCACACCTCTTAGAAAGGTGGAAATATTTGGGGATATGAAAAGACCATCACACCCCTTAGAAAGGTGGAAATGTTCAGGAGTACGACAGTCTTTTTGTGCCGAGGTGTGTCTAAGCGCAGATAcattgtttttcccttttttttctttcaaaacaaTAAGAGCAAAACTGACTGATACAGCCTATATCAGAAGTATCGGTGTCAGCCGGGCCGATACCGTGATTTAAATCCGTGGTCCTACGTACTGAAAATATCGTTACAACTTACAACCTTGAACCAACTCGACCAACTTGTGGGTAGTAGTCATGGAAAGCCGACGTGGTAGACGTTGTTCCACGTGTAATGCCACGTGGATGGATAAAGATAAGGAGCGTACAGACGCTGAGAAAGAAGACGAACAGATTAATCATTCGATGGATAAAAACTGACTTGGAAAGCTGAAATGGCGACCGTTTCCGTCTCCGATTCCTTCTCCCGGAACTGTTCTTCCCTTCACttaccatcttcttcttcttcgtcagGATTTCAGAGATTCTCGAGACAGAAATCCCCCTCACTCCGAATCAGATGTTCCGGTAAGGGTACCTCATcaatctctttctatctttgaACCAAACAGGAGTGTCCTGTTTTGTCCTGCATTTCAGTCTTGAAATCttgaataaaaaacaaagattaaGATGAACAGTGTTTGAGTTCGCAATGCGTAAAATTTCGGTCGAATTTCGTGATTTGATCATTCGGATATGAAAACCCTgtaaaaatttctcttcttaggTTTGTTAAATTTCGTTTCTGAATCTTGTCCTTCGGTCGCCTTTATTCCATTATTCTGTTTAGCCAGTTCTTCACTTTATCCCAATACCAAATTAATCGGATGTTCAGGAGATGTAccttttctctttctgtttCAAGATCAGTAATTATTAGTATCTGTAAGTTCTGTGAGTTTATGAATCCAATTTGCCTCGACCCACACTTTTCTCCAATCTCTCTGCGTTGTAATTTTAAATTTGAGTTGATAATTTTGATTTATGCCCATTTTGTTTGCTTACAGGTATAGATGATACATCTACACTCCAGGGAACCTTATTCCCATTCAAGAATCTAAAGAATGTCGCCTGCAGCTTGTTTGCTGTTTGGGCCGTGAATGCTGCCTCACCTGCTATCGCTGCCAATCAGGTCCCTACCCAACAACatttttcactcttttttttttttttttttttctttctcaatttaACTCTTGCACGAAGGAAAAAATGTTTCTATTTACTTGTCTGTAAATGCCACTTAAAAGCTCACTAATTGTGTTGGTTCTTCATTAATTGACTCAATTTTTATTTCCCCAAGTTACCAGTGTACTTGTTCTACCATAACCTAGTCATGTTGAGTTTTGGATTGCAGAGGCTGCCACCATTGTCAACAGAACCAAACAGATGTGAACGTGCATTTGTAGGAAACACCATTGGTCAAGCAAATGGTGTCTATGATAAACCAATTGATCTCAGGTTTTGTGATTACTCAAATGATAAATCAAATTTGAAAGGAAAGTCACTTGCAGCAGCCCTCATGTCAGATGCTAAGTTTGATGGCGCAGATATGTCAGAGGTGGTGATGTCAAAAGCTTATGCTGTTGGAGCAAGTTTTAAAGGTAAATTCTTTCACTTCAGCTCTGCTTAATCTTTATCTTCCACAGATAGTTAAGTGTTTTTAGGTGTTCTTTCAGACACATTTTGAGGCTTCAACACAACATAGTAATAGTCATCTATCTGCTTTATAGTGGTGAACCCCTGAAGGAGCCCCTGTCAATATATAATTATGTTTAGTCACTTCTCACACCATTAGTTCCAGGCAAAACAACTGTCATGTCTATCTGGTTATGTGTTAGTGCACTCCATGAATATCTGGTAAAACATATATTGAAACATGGCATGATGTTATAAAACGTAGAGAGACAAAATTTAACTTGGCATATGTTATAAGAACAATATTAATGAGCCAAGAATGAGAATTGTAAGCTTCTGACATTTAATTTACATCTCATTCCCATATTGAAGACGTGTAAACCATGGAAGTCTTTCGAAACCTCGGTCAATACACAATCATTGCTTCTTGATTCTATATCTTGACTAaaatctcttctttccttttctatttttcacTAATTTGATGCATATATTGAAGTACTGATACCCTTACTGCCTTGAGAACAAATTAAATTTGTCTGTTTACTAATCTGGATCAACTAAGGACTAAAGAAACACAGCTGCTTGTGGAAACAATCTTATGGAATTTTTAAGAAGCCACCTAGGAggctttttcttttcccatgtCCGGATGTTCTTTCTTCCATATATATAACTATCAACTGTTGCATAAAGATCCAATACCCTTACTGGTTTGAAAGTGGACTGTGGTTAAAATTGTTCTTGGATGACTGCAGGTGTGAACTTCTCCAATGCAGTTTTGGACCGGGTTAATTTTGAAAAAGCCAATCTAAAAGGAGCTGTCTTTAGGAACACTGTATTGTCAGGCTCCATCTTTGGTGAAGCTCAACTGGAGGATGTTGTGTTTGAGGATACCATTATTGGTTATATCGATCTTCAGAAGCTATGTACTAATGCAACCAtcactgctgaaggaagaatgGTATTAGGATGTCGATAGCCTGTCATGTCATCTCATCCCCTTTTTCCCCAGAGATCGTTGGACTTCTTTCAATCAAGTTAGTATTGCAGGATTCATGCTTGATTTTGTCAATAAATATACCCAAATAACAGATCAAGTAACATACTTCTGCTCCTAAAAGCaaaattttgttattttctcCCTCTTATCAATGTTGTTACTCTCACCAATATAGAATTACAGATTTTAATAGCAGACATGACTTGAAGTTTTATAGGGTATAAAGATCAGATTAATAGTAAAATTTGAATGGACACTTCGACAAAGGTAAAAGGTTTTATGGACGTACTGTTCTTAGGGTGTTTACCATGTGGGGcacaggtgggacccacctgtggAATGACTACTTTACCCCTGTTTTTACTGTCATTTAGCAGTGCTGCACCTGTGCAGCTCCCCCATGGCTGCACAAGATCTTTTTCTGTCCCCATCTACCATTCCTGTTGTTCTTTGAGCCTTAACGCATGATTATCAGTCCTAAAGTTACTCCTTTGGGTGAGGAGTTGCCGCTTCTCTGCTTGATTAAAATTGTTCTTCTCTGCTTGATTAAAAATGTTTGTTTCTAACAAAAAAGAATATCTTTTTCTAACTATGACAGTATGACCTGATGCTAAGATTAGACTCCGAGCTTATCATTAACCCacccccctatttttttttttttttgatgaaagctTAAATTATATTAGAAGCAAAGGCACTA is drawn from Telopea speciosissima isolate NSW1024214 ecotype Mountain lineage chromosome 1, Tspe_v1, whole genome shotgun sequence and contains these coding sequences:
- the LOC122638808 gene encoding thylakoid lumenal 17.4 kDa protein, chloroplastic isoform X1, which encodes MATVSVSDSFSRNCSSLHLPSSSSSSGFQRFSRQKSPSLRIRCSGTGIDDTSTLQGTLFPFKNLKNVACSLFAVWAVNAASPAIAANQRLPPLSTEPNRCERAFVGNTIGQANGVYDKPIDLRFCDYSNDKSNLKGKSLAAALMSDAKFDGADMSEVVMSKAYAVGASFKGVNFSNAVLDRVNFEKANLKGAVFRNTVLSGSIFGEAQLEDVVFEDTIIGYIDLQKLCTNATITAEGRMVLGCR
- the LOC122638808 gene encoding thylakoid lumenal 17.4 kDa protein, chloroplastic isoform X2 produces the protein MATVSVSDSFSRNCSSLHLPSSSSSSGFQRFSRQKSPSLRIRCSGIDDTSTLQGTLFPFKNLKNVACSLFAVWAVNAASPAIAANQRLPPLSTEPNRCERAFVGNTIGQANGVYDKPIDLRFCDYSNDKSNLKGKSLAAALMSDAKFDGADMSEVVMSKAYAVGASFKGVNFSNAVLDRVNFEKANLKGAVFRNTVLSGSIFGEAQLEDVVFEDTIIGYIDLQKLCTNATITAEGRMVLGCR